One region of Mycolicibacterium rhodesiae NBB3 genomic DNA includes:
- a CDS encoding ESX-1 secretion-associated protein: MTQGNVNVVTAEVRRSADQMDVLAEEASSSRSAVADSVSTQGAGWKEKGTPGFGKFVGILEAQSQRLRTDLTDLGDKLRIAADVYDKQDHEAGGAFDSSVRYR; the protein is encoded by the coding sequence GTGACCCAGGGCAATGTGAACGTGGTGACCGCCGAAGTGCGGCGGTCGGCTGACCAGATGGACGTCCTCGCCGAGGAGGCGTCGTCCAGCCGTTCCGCAGTGGCCGACAGCGTTTCCACGCAGGGTGCGGGCTGGAAGGAAAAGGGGACACCGGGTTTCGGGAAGTTCGTCGGAATTCTGGAGGCGCAGTCGCAGCGGCTGCGCACCGACCTCACCGACCTCGGGGACAAGCTGCGCATCGCCGCAGACGTCTACGACAAGCAGGACCACGAGGCGGGCGGCGCGTTCGACAGCTCGGTCCGCTACCGCTAG
- a CDS encoding IS481 family transposase, with protein sequence MVAANEPIDPRVRLAISQWPDDAPRGAVSTFCAEHGISRKSFYALRNRAKTDGSAAVLEPRTRRPKSSPSTLSDAVKEQAVAVRAALEASGLDHGPISVHEKMHAMGLDQVPSTASLARIFREAGVARLEPKKKPRSAWRRFVYPAPNACWQLDATEYVLSRGRTCVIFQLIDDHSRYALASHVAWGETAAAAIVVFDKAVAAHGVPQRLLSDNGIALNPSRRGHLGQLVAHVGALGVQAITGKPYKPTTQGKNERFHQTLFRYLDKQPLAETLEDLQTQVDEFDHVYNTQRPHQGLPGRITPLAAWEATPKADPPRPKLDRPIYQRVTRRYQRPRAQAPADLPAGTCIRTVNTSGTISLDGVHYKVDVDLAFQQVLVISTGDNTGDAIIITDLLGEILAEHSRPAPGIRYVGNGQRPGTRPTNPPPLPKS encoded by the coding sequence GTGGTGGCTGCCAATGAACCCATCGATCCTCGTGTCCGGCTCGCGATCTCCCAATGGCCCGATGACGCGCCCCGCGGGGCGGTCTCGACGTTCTGCGCCGAGCACGGCATTTCTCGGAAGTCGTTCTACGCGTTGCGCAACCGCGCGAAGACCGACGGTTCGGCCGCAGTGCTCGAACCCAGGACCCGACGCCCGAAATCGAGCCCGTCGACATTGAGCGACGCGGTCAAGGAGCAGGCGGTGGCGGTGCGTGCCGCTCTGGAGGCCTCCGGCCTGGATCACGGGCCGATCAGTGTGCACGAGAAGATGCACGCGATGGGCCTGGACCAGGTCCCGTCCACGGCGTCGCTGGCACGCATCTTCCGTGAGGCCGGGGTGGCTCGACTGGAACCGAAGAAGAAGCCCCGCTCGGCGTGGAGGCGTTTCGTCTATCCGGCGCCGAACGCGTGCTGGCAACTCGACGCCACTGAGTACGTGCTCAGCCGCGGACGCACATGTGTGATCTTCCAGCTCATCGACGACCACTCCCGCTACGCCCTGGCCTCGCACGTGGCGTGGGGTGAGACCGCTGCGGCGGCGATCGTCGTCTTCGACAAGGCAGTGGCAGCTCACGGTGTGCCCCAACGGCTCCTGTCCGACAACGGGATTGCGCTGAACCCGTCGCGGCGTGGGCATCTCGGCCAACTCGTCGCCCACGTTGGTGCCCTCGGCGTGCAGGCGATCACCGGCAAGCCCTACAAGCCGACCACCCAGGGCAAAAACGAACGCTTCCACCAGACCCTGTTCCGCTATCTGGACAAACAACCACTGGCCGAAACACTCGAAGATCTGCAAACCCAGGTCGACGAGTTCGACCACGTCTACAACACCCAGCGTCCTCACCAAGGCCTGCCCGGGCGCATCACGCCACTGGCCGCATGGGAAGCCACCCCCAAAGCCGATCCACCCCGCCCCAAACTTGACAGGCCCATCTACCAGCGCGTCACGCGCCGATACCAACGCCCCCGAGCACAGGCGCCCGCGGATCTACCCGCCGGCACGTGCATCAGGACCGTGAATACATCGGGCACCATCAGCCTGGACGGCGTGCACTACAAAGTCGACGTGGACCTCGCATTCCAGCAGGTCCTCGTCATCAGCACCGGCGACAACACCGGCGACGCCATCATCATCACCGACCTGCTCGGCGAGATCCTCGCCGAGCACAGCCGACCCGCACCGGGCATCCGCTACGTCGGCAACGGCCAGCGCCCAGGAACCCGCCCCACCAACCCACCACCGTTACCGAAGTCCTGA
- a CDS encoding phosphotransferase family protein — MQTRSGAEIVVDGDAVYKLHRPGTDPVQLATRLRCAAESRVLLSPLSTALEEVGDRWRTFWPRVKTIAPKPECLPWADAGELLARLHRERSSVQLPPHGWPQRLRRAIDALDDESDDAVRRAASTLPDAAFHAGSAERPETVVHGDFHLGQLGQRDATAPWLLIDVDDLGIGDPAWDLARPAGFWAAGLIPDEDWTTFVDAYRYADGLALPPDGDPWPILDPFARAAVVQAAAHNPDDELLLAACVRMTS; from the coding sequence GTGCAGACCCGGTCCGGTGCCGAGATCGTCGTCGATGGTGACGCGGTCTACAAGCTGCACCGGCCGGGAACCGACCCGGTTCAACTGGCCACCCGGCTGCGTTGCGCGGCGGAGTCGAGGGTGCTGCTGTCACCGCTGTCGACGGCGCTTGAAGAGGTCGGTGATCGGTGGCGCACATTCTGGCCTCGCGTTAAAACCATCGCACCGAAGCCCGAGTGCCTACCGTGGGCCGACGCGGGTGAGCTGCTGGCCCGTCTGCACCGCGAGAGATCGTCGGTGCAGCTGCCGCCGCACGGGTGGCCGCAGCGGCTGCGCAGGGCGATCGATGCGTTGGACGACGAATCCGACGACGCCGTGCGACGCGCGGCCTCGACACTGCCCGACGCGGCATTTCACGCGGGCTCAGCCGAACGGCCAGAGACGGTGGTGCACGGCGACTTCCACCTGGGTCAGCTCGGTCAGCGTGATGCCACAGCGCCCTGGCTACTGATCGATGTCGACGATCTCGGCATCGGCGATCCGGCCTGGGACCTCGCCCGTCCGGCGGGCTTCTGGGCTGCAGGCTTGATCCCCGACGAGGACTGGACGACCTTCGTCGACGCCTACCGCTACGCCGATGGACTCGCGCTGCCGCCCGATGGTGACCCGTGGCCGATCCTCGACCCGTTCGCCAGGGCCGCGGTCGTGCAGGCCGCCGCCCACAATCCCGACGACGAGTTGCTACTGGCGGCGTGTGTGCGAATGACTAGCTAG
- a CDS encoding zf-TFIIB domain-containing protein, which yields MSIPPYEPPKPPPSPGAGNTLLCPKCAGIMKTYERNGIHLEQCDTCRGIFLDFGELESLTQMENRFVQSAPPPPPPTQQGYGGYDYGPGWGHRGNKHYRKQGFGRLFFSS from the coding sequence ATGAGCATCCCGCCATACGAACCACCGAAGCCCCCACCGTCGCCCGGCGCCGGCAACACGCTGCTGTGTCCGAAGTGTGCAGGCATCATGAAGACCTACGAGCGCAACGGCATCCACCTGGAGCAATGCGACACCTGCCGCGGCATCTTCCTCGACTTCGGTGAGCTCGAATCGCTCACACAGATGGAGAACAGGTTCGTTCAGTCCGCTCCGCCGCCGCCGCCGCCGACGCAACAGGGCTACGGCGGTTACGACTACGGGCCCGGCTGGGGTCATCGCGGCAACAAGCACTACCGCAAGCAGGGCTTCGGCCGGCTGTTCTTCTCTAGCTAG
- a CDS encoding HNH endonuclease signature motif containing protein yields MFDSLVAAALASRGVAAVGAWARVENAACAQRLFASADELERMLAADGSDNRDQWCLDNWGAVAASIAAAQNVSLGVASHQLLIALGLRERLPRVSEVFATGAISYRLVSAIVARTRLVKDPDAMAKVDTEIAAQVAQWGVLSAHKTEIAIDYWVDRYDPAAVRRTEYSARGCHVDVHDPQDGSGVAWLEAKLLATDAEAVDQRLDAIARTVCDKDPRTHEQRRAAALGALGQHAERLVCKCENPDCDAAQKQPSAVVVHVIAHEDSLTDHTPAQLDGKSPPLFDKPLSEVTWGEATAPTPPPTNGPAATPPAALLSGTMLPAPLLAAKVASTAKLVPIRHPGDAPPEPRYIPSAILATFIRCRDMTCRFPGCDEPAFDCDIDHTIAYPHGPTQASNLKCLCRKHHLLKTFWGWRDQQLPDGSVLWTCPQGQTYTTYPGSRTLFPTLCRPTAPIAVHSAAPAGDTAARGLAMPQRKTTRAQNRAQSIDDERRFNAALVQAEAEHRSRDRERSEVPSRPPPSYDDPPPF; encoded by the coding sequence ATGTTCGATTCTTTGGTGGCGGCGGCTCTGGCCAGTCGCGGTGTGGCAGCGGTGGGGGCGTGGGCGCGGGTGGAGAACGCCGCCTGTGCGCAGCGCTTGTTCGCTTCTGCCGACGAACTCGAGCGGATGCTGGCCGCTGATGGGTCGGACAATCGGGATCAGTGGTGTCTGGACAACTGGGGTGCCGTCGCCGCCTCGATCGCCGCGGCGCAGAACGTGTCGCTGGGCGTGGCGTCGCATCAGCTGTTGATCGCCCTCGGTCTGCGGGAGCGCCTCCCGCGGGTCAGTGAGGTGTTCGCGACCGGTGCGATCTCCTACCGGCTGGTGTCGGCGATCGTGGCGCGGACCCGACTGGTCAAGGACCCCGATGCGATGGCCAAGGTGGACACCGAGATCGCCGCCCAGGTGGCGCAGTGGGGGGTGCTGTCGGCGCACAAGACCGAGATCGCGATCGACTACTGGGTGGACCGCTATGACCCCGCCGCGGTGCGACGGACCGAATACTCCGCGCGCGGCTGCCATGTCGATGTCCATGACCCTCAGGACGGATCTGGGGTCGCATGGCTGGAAGCCAAACTGTTGGCCACCGACGCCGAAGCGGTCGATCAACGGTTAGATGCGATCGCCCGCACGGTCTGCGACAAGGATCCGCGTACCCATGAGCAGCGCCGAGCTGCGGCCCTGGGCGCTTTGGGACAACACGCTGAGCGTCTGGTCTGCAAGTGTGAGAACCCCGACTGCGACGCCGCGCAGAAGCAGCCCAGTGCGGTGGTCGTGCATGTCATCGCCCATGAAGACTCCCTGACCGATCACACACCCGCGCAGTTGGACGGCAAGAGCCCGCCTCTGTTCGACAAGCCGCTGAGCGAGGTGACCTGGGGTGAAGCGACCGCCCCCACACCGCCCCCGACCAACGGGCCCGCGGCCACCCCGCCGGCAGCACTGCTCAGCGGCACCATGCTGCCCGCCCCGCTCCTGGCGGCCAAGGTGGCCAGCACCGCCAAACTGGTCCCGATACGCCATCCGGGCGATGCGCCTCCCGAACCCCGCTATATCCCCTCGGCGATATTGGCGACGTTCATCCGGTGCCGGGATATGACGTGCCGCTTCCCAGGCTGCGATGAGCCCGCCTTCGACTGCGACATCGACCACACCATCGCCTACCCGCACGGGCCCACCCAAGCCTCGAACCTCAAATGCCTGTGCCGAAAACATCACTTGCTCAAGACTTTCTGGGGCTGGCGCGACCAACAGCTCCCCGATGGCAGCGTGCTGTGGACCTGCCCCCAAGGCCAGACCTACACCACCTATCCCGGCAGCCGAACGCTGTTTCCGACTCTGTGCCGACCGACCGCACCCATCGCGGTGCACTCAGCCGCGCCCGCTGGCGATACGGCTGCCCGCGGGTTGGCGATGCCGCAGCGCAAAACCACCCGAGCGCAGAACCGCGCCCAATCAATCGATGACGAACGGCGATTCAACGCAGCACTCGTCCAGGCCGAAGCCGAGCATCGGTCCCGTGATCGAGAACGGTCAGAGGTCCCCTCCCGGCCGCCCCCAAGCTACGACGACCCCCCACCGTTCTAA
- a CDS encoding GtrA family protein, whose protein sequence is MSPSLSLTTQIWRFIVTGGLSAVVDFGLYIALLAAGLHVNLAKTISFIAGTTTAYLINRRWTFQAPPSKARFIAVCALYAVTYAVQVGINYLFYMAWDEKPWRVPVAFVIAQGTATVINFIVQRAVIFRLR, encoded by the coding sequence ATGTCCCCCAGCCTGAGTCTGACGACTCAGATATGGCGGTTCATCGTCACCGGAGGCCTGTCGGCGGTCGTCGACTTCGGTCTCTACATCGCGCTGCTGGCGGCGGGCCTGCACGTCAACCTCGCGAAGACCATCAGCTTCATCGCGGGAACCACGACGGCTTATCTGATCAACCGGCGCTGGACGTTTCAGGCGCCGCCGAGCAAGGCGCGATTCATCGCGGTCTGCGCGCTCTATGCCGTCACATACGCCGTGCAGGTCGGCATCAACTACCTGTTCTACATGGCATGGGACGAGAAACCGTGGCGTGTGCCGGTGGCGTTCGTCATCGCCCAGGGCACCGCGACCGTCATCAACTTCATCGTGCAGCGCGCGGTCATCTTCCGGCTGCGCTAG
- a CDS encoding PLP-dependent aminotransferase family protein — translation MPPTLVRKDPSAWLNSGVTSWANTGSRDLHLDLRAAITPGARGARELLLTALRDAVRSGRLAAGTMLPPSRSLATDLGLARNTVAEAYAELVAEGWLASRQGAGTWVVNTSGTQLSARPRGVRVTPRHNLQPGNPDVAEFPRNEWAAATRRALTAAPTEALRMGDPRGGPELREALAGYLSRARGVRTSPDSIVICAGVRHAVELMGRVFGPQRPIAVEAYGLFVFRDALAAMGISTVPIGLDDHGAVVAELDQLDVPAALLTPAHHNPYGMSLHPSRRTAVVEWAQRADAYVLDDDYDGEFRYDRQPIGALQALSPERVVYLGSVSKSLSPVLRLGWMVLPTTLVDAVVDAEGGHQYYVDGIAALTMAEFITSGGYDKHIRRMRMRYRRRRDHIVEALADTDINIRGLDAGLNLTLTLPDGAEREVLQRAGEAGIALQGLAIMRHPEAGQQVPRPDGLVVGFGTPADHAFGAAVDALRAVLSASGLGG, via the coding sequence ATGCCACCGACGCTAGTGCGTAAAGACCCGTCTGCATGGTTGAATTCTGGCGTGACTTCATGGGCCAATACTGGCAGCCGTGATCTCCATCTGGATCTGCGCGCAGCGATCACTCCCGGTGCGCGGGGTGCGCGGGAGCTGCTGCTCACCGCGCTGCGGGACGCCGTGCGATCCGGCCGACTGGCTGCGGGGACGATGCTTCCCCCGTCTCGGTCACTGGCAACCGATCTCGGATTGGCCCGTAACACCGTCGCAGAGGCGTACGCCGAACTCGTGGCGGAGGGCTGGCTGGCCTCCCGGCAGGGGGCAGGCACCTGGGTCGTCAACACCAGCGGTACGCAACTGTCCGCCCGCCCCCGCGGGGTGCGTGTGACACCGCGGCACAACCTGCAGCCGGGCAACCCCGACGTGGCCGAATTCCCGCGCAACGAATGGGCCGCTGCCACGAGGCGAGCGCTGACCGCCGCTCCAACCGAGGCGCTGCGGATGGGTGACCCTCGCGGCGGACCCGAGCTGCGCGAGGCTCTCGCCGGATACCTGTCTCGGGCACGCGGCGTCCGCACATCACCGGATTCGATTGTCATCTGCGCCGGTGTCCGGCACGCCGTGGAACTGATGGGCCGCGTCTTCGGCCCGCAGCGGCCGATCGCGGTCGAGGCATACGGGCTCTTCGTCTTCCGCGACGCGCTCGCCGCGATGGGAATCTCAACTGTCCCCATCGGTCTCGACGACCACGGCGCGGTAGTGGCCGAACTCGACCAGCTCGACGTACCCGCGGCGCTCCTCACCCCGGCTCATCACAACCCGTACGGCATGTCGCTGCACCCGTCGCGGCGCACCGCCGTCGTCGAGTGGGCCCAACGGGCCGACGCCTACGTCTTGGACGACGACTACGACGGCGAGTTCCGCTACGACCGTCAACCGATCGGAGCGTTGCAGGCGCTCAGTCCCGAACGTGTCGTATATCTGGGATCCGTCAGCAAGAGCCTCTCGCCCGTGCTGCGGCTGGGCTGGATGGTGCTGCCGACCACCCTCGTCGACGCGGTCGTCGATGCCGAGGGTGGGCACCAGTACTACGTCGACGGCATCGCCGCGCTGACGATGGCCGAGTTCATCACCAGCGGCGGATACGACAAACACATTCGCCGCATGCGCATGCGCTACCGGCGACGCCGCGATCACATCGTCGAGGCGCTGGCGGACACCGACATCAACATCCGCGGTCTGGACGCGGGGCTCAACCTCACCCTGACCCTGCCCGACGGCGCCGAACGCGAAGTCCTGCAACGCGCGGGCGAAGCAGGCATCGCGCTCCAGGGCCTGGCGATCATGCGCCATCCAGAGGCTGGGCAACAGGTTCCTCGGCCCGACGGGCTTGTCGTCGGCTTCGGCACTCCGGCCGACCACGCGTTCGGCGCCGCCGTCGACGCATTGCGCGCCGTGCTGAGCGCCAGCGGACTGGGTGGCTAA
- a CDS encoding alpha/beta hydrolase, with the protein MLLSDIDTWNVGALQSIAHELGGELKTIEEVASDLELISRLPGWDSPAADAARGKIAETTGKVLDDAAVIGAVQQLASETAAAVAKLQTELEAIRADVSAQGGYLALSDNGDVTINAPADMHDELQPIADNIESRAKALIHQAEDVDADCAEVFGHVEHGDITAKGATDVATAQEMGRDQSGLSAPYPPDGEDATPADVKAWWDALSEEEQDKVKAEHPDWIGDRDGVPVPVRSEINKGELDRELTDVQRQLDELGSREDFIRNSGMDAQTAGNVYAERFGALQSRLDNAKAMKEALSVEGDPSKGYDPNRYLMLLEFPEGRDPRAAVAYGNPDTAEHVSVTVPGMDTHPTSLPGMVDEAVALQATAERQLGLAGRGDEQVAAIAWFGYDPPDTTDGSVIEALGERRANEAAPGLADFYRGINATNDNGSDVHLSAFGHSYGSMATAQALNELGETGVVDDAVFYGSPGLGHTDETVGWGPLERAVPILDETDLNMADKHVYVMSSPDDPVSGDPTLLGVPMPGFGDLNQLGPNPLDLPFERLSTDAAVTGIDQVPRDASHGHADYPRSTDNGLRTAGYNLAIIAAGLADDPDYPNLLVR; encoded by the coding sequence ATGCTGCTCAGCGACATCGACACGTGGAACGTGGGTGCGCTGCAATCGATCGCGCACGAACTCGGCGGAGAGCTCAAGACCATCGAGGAGGTGGCCTCCGATCTGGAGCTGATCTCCCGGCTGCCCGGCTGGGATTCACCCGCTGCGGACGCCGCGCGCGGCAAGATCGCCGAAACCACAGGCAAGGTGCTCGACGATGCCGCGGTGATCGGCGCCGTGCAGCAGTTGGCCTCCGAGACCGCGGCGGCGGTCGCGAAACTGCAGACCGAGCTGGAAGCCATCCGGGCAGATGTGTCCGCGCAGGGCGGGTATCTGGCGTTGTCCGACAACGGGGACGTCACCATCAACGCGCCCGCCGACATGCACGACGAACTGCAACCCATCGCCGACAACATCGAGTCACGTGCCAAGGCTCTGATCCACCAGGCCGAGGATGTCGACGCCGACTGCGCCGAGGTCTTCGGTCACGTCGAGCACGGAGACATCACCGCCAAGGGTGCGACGGACGTCGCCACGGCCCAGGAGATGGGCCGCGACCAGTCGGGGCTCTCGGCGCCCTACCCGCCTGACGGTGAGGACGCCACACCCGCTGACGTGAAGGCCTGGTGGGACGCGCTGTCCGAAGAGGAGCAGGACAAGGTCAAGGCCGAACATCCCGACTGGATCGGCGACCGCGACGGGGTGCCGGTGCCGGTCCGCAGTGAGATCAACAAGGGTGAACTCGACCGTGAACTCACCGACGTGCAACGGCAACTCGACGAGCTCGGCAGCCGCGAGGACTTCATCCGCAACTCCGGCATGGATGCGCAGACCGCAGGCAATGTCTACGCCGAACGGTTCGGGGCGCTGCAATCGCGGCTGGACAATGCGAAAGCCATGAAGGAGGCGCTGTCGGTGGAAGGCGACCCGTCGAAGGGTTATGACCCCAACCGCTACCTCATGTTGCTGGAATTCCCCGAGGGTCGGGATCCGCGCGCGGCGGTCGCCTATGGCAACCCGGACACGGCCGAACACGTCAGCGTGACGGTGCCGGGTATGGACACCCACCCGACCAGCCTGCCGGGCATGGTCGATGAGGCAGTTGCGCTGCAAGCAACGGCGGAGCGCCAACTCGGTCTCGCCGGGCGCGGTGACGAACAGGTGGCGGCGATCGCCTGGTTCGGTTACGACCCGCCGGACACGACGGATGGATCTGTGATCGAAGCGCTTGGTGAACGCCGCGCCAACGAGGCCGCGCCCGGTCTGGCCGACTTCTACCGCGGCATCAACGCCACCAACGACAACGGCTCCGATGTGCACCTGTCGGCGTTCGGACACTCGTACGGCTCGATGGCGACCGCCCAGGCTCTCAACGAACTCGGTGAGACTGGCGTGGTCGACGATGCCGTGTTCTACGGTTCGCCCGGCCTCGGGCACACCGATGAGACTGTCGGCTGGGGTCCGTTGGAGCGCGCAGTGCCGATCCTCGACGAGACCGATCTGAACATGGCCGACAAGCACGTCTACGTGATGTCGAGCCCCGACGATCCGGTGTCCGGTGACCCGACGCTGCTGGGTGTGCCGATGCCCGGGTTCGGCGACCTGAACCAGCTTGGACCCAACCCGCTGGACCTCCCGTTCGAGCGGCTGTCCACCGACGCCGCGGTCACGGGCATCGACCAGGTGCCGCGGGACGCCTCGCACGGACACGCCGACTATCCGCGCTCGACGGACAATGGCCTGCGCACCGCCGGGTATAACCTGGCCATCATTGCCGCCGGACTGGCCGACGATCCCGACTACCCGAATCTCCTGGTGCGATGA
- a CDS encoding carboxymuconolactone decarboxylase family protein, translated as MTTTLESVKRIDIYRTSPELYDAMMALSSASAKDVDVELGELIKIRASQINHCAFCLDMHTRDARKHGVSEQKLDVLAAWEEAAQLFTERERAALALTEAITELGDGHVPDEVYQRAARVFSERELGQLIALAVTINAWNRINVAARVQPPGRR; from the coding sequence ATGACAACGACTCTGGAATCCGTGAAAAGAATCGACATCTACCGGACGTCACCCGAGCTGTACGACGCGATGATGGCTCTGAGCAGTGCATCCGCCAAGGATGTCGACGTCGAACTGGGCGAGTTGATCAAGATCCGGGCCTCTCAGATCAACCACTGCGCGTTCTGCCTCGACATGCACACGCGGGATGCGCGTAAGCACGGCGTCAGCGAGCAGAAGCTCGACGTTCTGGCGGCGTGGGAAGAGGCGGCGCAGTTGTTCACCGAACGTGAGCGGGCCGCGTTGGCCCTGACCGAGGCGATCACCGAGCTGGGCGACGGCCATGTCCCGGACGAGGTCTATCAGCGGGCAGCGCGGGTGTTCTCCGAGCGCGAGCTCGGCCAGTTGATCGCGTTGGCGGTGACCATCAACGCGTGGAACCGGATCAACGTCGCGGCGCGCGTGCAGCCGCCCGGCCGCCGATGA
- a CDS encoding LppA family lipoprotein, giving the protein MTIPTVFSRSGHIAVALVALTTLFLAGCDRPDYESPIVNQDGPVIDIAKLPDIEQTTTEMIDLIERVRLEVVRLVPASEPWEWNREQTGTGCEQNGQKGVRRYLRSLESKHSFDDAEWAIVFPAVKRLAAEAGLTDIAAPQNEPGNHDMRFSSDDGRTLMFGSRVASLITGDIACRAREGEGA; this is encoded by the coding sequence ATGACCATCCCGACTGTGTTCTCCCGCTCTGGCCACATCGCCGTCGCGTTGGTCGCACTCACCACGTTGTTTCTCGCCGGCTGCGATCGGCCGGACTACGAATCCCCCATCGTCAACCAGGACGGGCCCGTGATCGACATCGCGAAATTACCCGACATCGAGCAGACCACCACCGAGATGATCGACCTCATCGAACGGGTCCGCCTGGAGGTCGTCCGGTTGGTTCCGGCCAGCGAACCGTGGGAATGGAACCGCGAGCAGACCGGGACCGGATGTGAGCAGAACGGTCAGAAAGGCGTGCGCCGTTACTTGCGCAGCTTGGAGTCCAAGCATTCGTTCGACGATGCGGAATGGGCGATCGTCTTTCCCGCGGTGAAGCGACTGGCCGCTGAGGCCGGCCTGACCGATATCGCCGCGCCCCAGAACGAACCCGGCAACCACGACATGCGGTTCAGCAGTGACGATGGCCGCACGTTGATGTTCGGGTCGCGCGTGGCATCGCTGATCACTGGCGATATCGCGTGTCGCGCCAGAGAAGGCGAGGGCGCGTGA